One region of Miscanthus floridulus cultivar M001 chromosome 19, ASM1932011v1, whole genome shotgun sequence genomic DNA includes:
- the LOC136529114 gene encoding LRR receptor-like serine/threonine-protein kinase RGI5 — protein sequence MAHHRRARLFSVVAAAALLVLSVGPAAALSPDGKALLSLLPGGAPSPVLPSWDPKAATPCSWQGVTCSPQSRVVSLSLPNTFLNLSSLPPPLATLSSLQLLNLSTCNISGTIPPSYASLSALRVLDMSSNALTGDIPDELGALSGLQFLLLNSNHLTGGIPRSLANLSALQVLCVQDNLLNGTIPASLGALTALQQFRVGGNPALSGPIPASLGALSNLTVFGAAATALSGPIPEEFGSLVNLQTLALYDTSVSGSIPAALGGCVELRNLYLHMNKLTGPIPPELGRLQKLTSLLLWGNALSGKIPPELSNCPALVLLDLSGNRLTGEVPGALGRLGALEQLHLSDNQLTGRIPPELSNLSSLTALQLDKNGFSGAIPPQLGELKALQVLFLWGNALSGAIPPSLGNCTELYALDLSKNRFSGGIPDEVFALQKLSKLLLLGNELSGHLPPSVANCVSLVRLRLGENQLVGEIPREIGKLQNLVFLDLYSNRFTGSLPAELANITVLELLDVHNNSFTGGIPPQFGELMNLEQLDLSMNKLTGEIPASFGNFSYLNKLILSGNNLSGPLPKSIRNLQKLTMLDLSNNSFSGPIPPEIGALSSLGISLDLSSNRFVGELPDEMSGLTQLQSLNLASNGLYGSISVLGELTSLTSLNISYNNFSGAIPVTPFFKTLSSNSYIGNANLCESYDGHSCAADMVRRSALKTVKTVILVCGVLGSVALLLVVVWILINRSRKLASQKAMSLSGAGGDDFSNPWTFTPFQKLNFSIDNILACLRDENVIGKGCSGVVYRAEMPNGDIIAVKKLWKAGKDEPIDAFAAEIQILGHIRHRNIVKLLGYCSNRSVKLLLYNYIPNGNLLQLLKENRSLDWDTRYKVAVGTAQGLAYLHHDCVPAILHRDVKCNNILLDSKYEAYLADFGLAKLMNSPSYHHAMSRIAGSYGYIAPEYAYTSNITEKSDVYSYGVVLLEILSGRSAIEPVVGETSLHIVEWAKKKMGSYEPVVNIMDPKLRGMPDQLVQEMLQTLGVAIFCVNAAPAERPTMKEVVALLKEVKSPPEEWAKTSQQPLIKPGSQQG from the exons ATGGCGCACCACCGGCGGGCCCGGCTCTTCTCtgtggtcgccgccgccgctcttcTGGTGCTGTCGGTCGGGCCGGCCGCGGCGCTGTCGCCGGACGGCAAGGCGCTGCTGTCGCTGCTGCCCGGCGGGGCGCCGTCTCCCGTGCTGCCGTCGTGGGACCCCAAGGCCGCGACGCCGTGCTCGTGGCAGGGGGTCACGTGCTCGCCGCAGAGCCGGGTGGTGTCGCTCTCGCTGCCCAACACCTTCCTCAACCTGtcctcgctgccgccgccgctagcCACGCTCTCCTCGCTGCAGCTGCTCAACCTCTCCACCTGCAACATCTCCGGGACCATCCCGCCCTCGTACGCGTCGCTTTCCGCGCTGCGCGTCCTGGACATGTCCTCGAACGCGCTCACCGGCGACATCCCCGACGAGCTCGGCGCGCTCTCGGGGCTCCAGTTCCTGCTCCTCAACTCCAACCACCTCACCGGCGGCATCCCGCGCTCGCTCGCCAACCTCTCCGCGCTCCAGGTGCTCTGCGTCCAGGACAACCTCCTCAACGGCACCATCCCGGCATCGCTCGGCGCGCTCACCGCGCTCCAGCAGTTCCGCGTCGGCGGCAACCCGGCGCTGTCGGGCCCCATCCCGGCCTCACTCGGCGCGCTCTCCAACCTCACCGTCTTCGGCGCCGCGGCTACCGCGCTGTCCGGTCCCATCCCCGAGGAGTTCGGCAGCCTCGTCAATCTCCAGACGCTGGCATTGTACGACACCAGCGTGTCCGGGTCCATACCCGCCGCGCTCGGCGGCTGCGTCGAGCTGCGCAACCTCTACCTTCACATGAACAAGCTCACCGGCCCGATACCGCCGGAGCTCGGGCGGCTGCAGAAGCTCACCAGTCTGCTCCTCTGGGGCAACGCCCTCTCCGGGAAGATCCCACCGGAGCTATCCAACTGCCCCGCGTTGGTGCTGCTCGACCTGTCGGGCAACCGGCTTACCGGCGAGGTGCCCGGGGCGCTCGGGCGGCTCGGCGCGCTCGAGCAGCTGCACCTGTCGGACAACCAGCTCACGGGGCGCATACCGCCGGAGCTCAGCAACCTGAGCAGCCTCACTGCGCTGCAGCTCGACAAGAACGGCTTCTCGGGCGCGATCCCGCCGCAGCTGGGAGAGCTGAAGGCGCTGCAGGTGCTGTTCCTCTGGGGCAACGCGCTGTCTGGCGCGATCCCGCCGTCGCTGGGCAACTGCACCGAGCTCTACGCGCTGGACCTGTCAAAGAACCGCTTCTCCGGCGGCATCCCCGACGAGGTGTTCGCGCTGCAGAAACTCAGCAAGCTGCTACTCCTGGGCAATGAGCTCTCCGGCCACCTACCCCCGAGCGTCGCCAACTGCGTATCGTTGGTGCGCCTCCGGCTCGGTGAGAACCAGCTCGTCGGCGAGATACCCAGAGAGATCGGCAAGCTGCAGAACCTGGTGTTCCTGGACCTGTACTCAAACAGGTTCACCGGCTCGCTGCCTGCCGAGCTCGCAAACATCACGGTGCTGGAGCTGCTGGACGTGCACAACAACAGCTTCACCGGTGGCATCCCGCCGCAGTTCGGGGAGCTCATGAACCTGGAGCAGCTCGACCTGAGCATGAACAAGCTCACCGGCGAGATACCGGCGAGCTTTGGCAACTTCAGCTACCTTAACAAGCTGATCCTCAGCGGCAACAATCTGTCCGGGCCATTGCCCAAATCGATTCGGAACCTGCAGAAGCTGACAATGCTGGACCTGAGCAATAACAGTTTCTCTGGCCCGATACCGCCGGAGATCGGCGCGCTGTCTAGCCTGGGCATCAGCCTGGACCTCAGCTCGAACAGGTTCGTCGGCGAGCTGCCGGACGAGATGTCTGGTTTGACGCAGCTGCAGTCACTCAACCTCGCGAGCAATGGCCTCTACGGCAGCATCTCGGTTCTGGGTGAGCTCACCAGCCTGACATCCCTCAACATCTCGTACAACAACTTCTCTGGCGCCATCCCAGTGACGCCGTTCTTCAAGACATTGTCGTCCAACTCCTATATTGGCAATGCCAACCTCTGTGAGTCCTACGATGGCCACTCCTGTGCGGCGGACATGGTTCGCAGGTCCGCCCTGAAGACGGTTAAGACCGTGATCCTCGTATGTGGTGTTCTGGGGTCAGTCGCGCTGCTGCTTGTTGTGGTTTGGATTCTGATCAACAGGAGCAGGAAGCTGGCTAGCCAGAAGGCAATGAGCTTGTCAGGTGCTGGCGGTGATGATTTCTCCAACCCCTGGACGTTTACACCATTCCAGAAGCTCAACTTCAGCATTGACAACATCTTGGCATGCCTAAGGGATGAGAACGTGATCGGCAAAGGTTGCTCGGGGGTGGTATACAGAGCGGAGATGCCGAATGGGGACATCATCGCAGTGAAGAAGCTATGGAAGGCCGGCAAGGATGAGCCGATTGACGCCTTTGCGGCTGAGATTCAGATTTTGGGGCACATCAGGCACCGGAACATCGTGAAGCTACTTGGGTACTGCTCTAACAGGTCTGTCAAGCTCCTGCTTTACAACTACATTCCCAATGGCAACCTGCTGCAGCTCCTGAAGGAGAACAGGAGTCTGGACTGGGACACGAGGTACAAGGTTGCCGTTGGAACAGCGCAGGGGCTGGCTTACCTCCACCATGATTGCGTTCCGGCGATACTCCACAGGGATGTCAAGTGCAACAACATACTGCTCGATTCCAAGTATGAGGCCTACTTGGCTGATTTTGGGCTGGCCAAGCTGATGAACTCCCCCAGTTATCATCACGCCATGTCACGCATTGCCGGTTCTTATGGATACATTGCTCCAG AGTACGCGTACACGAGCAACATCACGGAGAAGAGCGATGTGTACAGCTACGGCGTGGTGCTGCTGGAGATCCTGAGCGGGCGGAGCGCGATCGAGCCGGTGGTCGGTGAGACCAGCCTGCACATCGTGGAGTGGGCGAAGAAGAAGATGGGCAGCTACGAGCCGGTGGTGAACATCATGGACCCGAAGCTGCGGGGGATGCCGGACCAGCTGGTGCAGGAGATGCTGCAGACGCTGGGCGTGGCCATCTTCTGCGTGAACGCTGCGCCGGCGGAGCGGCCTACGATGAAGGAGGTGGTGGCACTGCTCAAGGAGGTGAAGAGCCCGCCCGAGGAGTGGGCCAAGACCTCGCAGCAGCCGCTCATCAAGCCCGGCAGCCAGCAAGGGTGA